The sequence below is a genomic window from Xiphophorus maculatus strain JP 163 A chromosome 18, X_maculatus-5.0-male, whole genome shotgun sequence.
gaatgttgaaataaaaaattgaagATATCTATACATTCCGACATTTACCATCTTAAACTGAATGaactgagaggaaaaaatagATACATCTCTCAGTTATTAATGACAAGCTAATCTACGAAGCTGCATTAGTTCTACAGGTGAATTATTTATGAGAGGAGAGATGCTGCATAAATGGCTGTCAGTTGTGATTTTATGATGTCAACAAAACATGTCAGGCTTGCAGAAGAGTGAAAGTAGAAAACGTGTGAATGAAGACGCTCTGGTCGGATGAGACCAAACTTTCcccccacagtgaaacatagacttggcagcatcatgctgtggagatgcttttctttagcatgaACGGGGAAAGTGGGAGGATGTGCGGGGCTGGATGGTGCTCAGACAAAACCTGCTGGAGGCTcaaaaagacttgaaactggGGTGGAGGTGCTCCTTCCACcataaacatacagccagagctgtTTGGATTAGAGCAAATTCACTGTTCCCATGTTCTCTCTGGAGCCCAAAGCTTTCAAACGGGCTTTGTAACCCATTTCCAATTTGATACAATTCAGCTTCAATTTCTCTTGATCTTGACATGATGAAACTACGAACTGTTGTCAGGCaggttctgtttaaaaagtGTGATGTGTCACAGATGATTTCTCAAAGGGCGCTGTTAAAACTGAAGAATTCTGTAAGACAGTAATGTTTATTATAATGTTTATTGTAATCTCATCATATCTTTGTTAGAAAAAACTGTTGAGAACTACATATCATCTTCCGTTTTTTCACATTCATGCACTAGTTTACCACATACATGAGAGCAGAAATCTGTCCCCACCAGGCTGTTCTCCCATGTGGACGACCCGTTCCTGGACGACCCCCTGCCCAGGGAGTTCGTTCTCTACCTGCGACCCAGCGGGCCGCTCCAGAACCAGCTCTCACACTTCTGGCAGCAGAGCCGGGTCACCTGCGGCAAAAACAAGGCCCACAATATTTTTCCACACATCACTCTCTGTCAGTTCTTCATGGTGAGCTGAAACTACCGGACCCCGTCTCAGCCGTGTTCAGTCCGTCCCACCACAGGACCGGCCTTCTGACTCCTCTCTTCCTTCCAGTGTGCCGACCCCAAAGTGGAAGCCCTGTGTGAGGCCCTTCAGACCACCGTGCAGCAGTGGAGGGGCCGCTTCCCCCGCCCGCTGCCTCTGGAGCTCTACACGTCGTCCAACTTCATCGGGCTGTTTGTGGAGGAGCAGGTGGCCGACGTCCTCAGGCAGTTCGCAGCCGACTTCGCCACAGAGGCCGTCAGGAAGACAGGTAGGGTTCTCCAGAGGGACTGTGGGACACAGTGATGTCACTACACCTGTTTTAGGGGGGCTAGCGTCCCCCTAAAATATTCTCAACTaaagaaacaaccagtcagagccaggaggtggggCTTACCACTGCCAGTCATGCTTGTGTACACACTGCTCAGACCCTCCCCCTTCCTCTCTGCTCAGCTGCAGCTAGTTCACCACTTGCCTTAAATGCTAATGCTAGGTAGCATTAGCATTCTACCTAGTATTaacattcataaaataatttggtggtgttttgttagcatgtttttctgttttgtttttgtacaaattCAATGCAAtgtgctaaaaaataaatttttttaatcataagtATCATTTTTAGCTGTCAGTTGCCCTTTACTTCATATCACAATAGTGTGGAAGATCTGGGTAAAATATGGCTGGAacttctctgtttctgttgctgtttgagAAATGTCACACTTTCCCTCCCCGCCTCCTGGGGACTGAGCCCCCTCGTCCTCAGAACCTAGTGATGCCCCTGGTGGGCAAACACACGGTTTGATTGTAGGTAACTTGTAATGTCCAGACCAGACAAATCCCAGAGGCTGACAGTAGAATGACCGCCAATCCCCTGTCTCCTCCAGAGGTCAAAGTGGAGCCTCACAAGAAGCAGCTCCACCTGACGCTGGCCTACAACTTCCCCAGTGATCACCTCTCCTCACTGGAGAAGCTGGCCAAGGGCATCGAGGTGAAGTTGGGCTGTGATTGGCTGGCTGTCCTGTTCTCCCGGGACATTCGTTTTGCTAGCCATGAGGTAGCTCacactgaaaacaaaccaaaaaaactaTGCTTCCCATgtagggctgggcgatatggcttacaaataaaatctacgattttttttaaaccaaatcctgttttgaattaattgttttcttctcagtttattttctaaaaaaaaaaaaaaaaagaaaaaatattttcaaaaatggcttttatttcaatcatcccttctgtgagttgtatCAGAGCCACACTTAgagaatattttgtttaattacgaGGATATAGTCTTAATGTTAACAGAATAAAGATgtaattttaccagaaaaaaaatgtctgaaaattgaaaaaaatgctgtaatGAGGGAAAAAAGATCAGGATCTGACAGGAGCAGCTGAGTTCATGGAGTTCTTTCTTCAACATTGTTTGGACATttgtttcaaagtcctgctacaggcaataatttgatgctgatgttttAAACAATCAAGTATTTCCACTAagtattatttgtaaaatgtacaccaaagtattttattttttgttatttttgtgttggagttctcataaaattactactttattctcctaatatttcgactttattctggttacaataaaactttattgttgtattatttcaactttatggTTGCGCGACTTTATTCtcctatttaaaaataaaacattcttagCCTGACCCTAATATTCTGCTGTATTATTTGGTCTTTGACTTTAGTTCAAAGACCAAATGAttagaaactgtaaaacaggATCGAAGGCCTCGGCTGTGCAGACATCGCTCTGAACTATGAAAACTAACGGAGTTCATTGGTGGAAAACAAATCCATATATTTCCATAAATGAAATCTTCAAATCgatttatcgcccagccctaaTTCCATGTCACACATAATGTTCAAACCCTGATCACCTCACAGTCTTAGTTTTCCCATCATGCCTCTGGATGTGCCTGCAGACGCTGAGGGTCATGTACCCCTACATGCCCCAGAACGATGACGAACTGGAGCTGGTTCCTGGGGATTTTATCTTCACGTCTTCCATGGACCAGACCAGCACCAGCGAGGGCTGGGTCCACGGAACCTCGCTGGCCACCGGCCTGTCTGGACTCCTGCCGGAGAACTACGTGAGCCTGGCCGACGAGTCTGACACCTGGGTGTTTCATGGGTGAGGAGCGTCTCCTGCTGACCGGGATGACATAAATAAGTCAGACAGATGGAAAAGCATGAGGGAACAGCGGCTGCAGTTCTCTGGAGGAGCACTGattacccttttttttttttttttttttacttttggccAATTTATTCCCCCTGAAAATTCCAAAGTAACAAAGTCCACACTGCACCTTGTAAGCCAGCTGATTCACTTTCAATTTAGGAGTAGAactgaagtgaaataaaatttcaatttcaattctTCAGGTTCATTGCAGCACAGCCTGCTGGagaagatctttcctgccaacagtcATCACAGtcttcaataactctttgaagaatctaaattaatgagttacaaccacatttaatttccctttgggatcaataaagtacttttgaatttttaattgaactgaattttgaTTGGCTGTGCACAGAAGCAACTCAGGGCCTGACTGCAACTGGACAAAACTTCAAACTTCAGGATCCTGACTCGGCCCGATGCCTGCCAGATGAAGAGGTTTTGATTCTGAGTTGTAGAACAAACacttttagttagttttgtgtttggcTTCTCCATCACATCAAAAATGAGGGCTGCACTGCCTGCAGTCTTCAGGCCGAATATTGATCTTACCTGACCTGCTGtttctgattttggccgatattgactttttttctgtctaaaaagtAGCTAAATATTGGAACAAAActgctaagttggcaacagcaGGGTGATTACTGTTGACTGCACATGTGCAGATGTGGCCTGGTGGACAGCTTAGATTTGGTCAGAACTTGTTTTGACTGCAACACTTTAGGTGGCTTTTGATAACGTAGAATAATTCTAAATGCAAGGGAAAACgatcaaatattttttgagttatttagaAGATAATCTCGTAATCACATGTGGCTCCATATGACATTTTGGATATTTGGATCAAAATTCTAGGTGTGGAATTGTAATGTATTGTCAGAGCAGAGGAACAAAGTATGAATTATAAATATTCttataaaatatgcatttgtatGAGTATGCGGCGCCAGGACAGTCACCACTGTTATTTGACAAAGGCTCTCACTGCGATATTATTTTTTTCGGCTCAAAAATGATGCAACCGATTTTTCAGCAGGCATCAGTCAGCTGTCCGTCTTTCTTCTCTCCCCAGCTCCCACTCCTTCTTCAGCTGTGGACCTGGTGATAAAGCTGGTAAGGATAAAGGAATGTTTGACGGCCTGCTGGACAGCAGACGTCCCGACAGCACCGGTCCTGGAGACACGCCTGCTCTCAGTGTGATCTGCCACCCTATGCAGGTACTGGTGGTTGTGATGCTGCCTTTAAAAAGCTACTAGTCCCACTCAGAGATTAGTTCACTtctaacaagatatttttcccataagtgaaataatctgctaatggatctagtagtttgtttgttttttttaaccaatattaaggaattattgactcaaaacaaactTCTACATCTTCATGAAAAGATAGTTTGGTCTTATTGTTAGTGTTCTAccatatttgcactagaaatgagaacaaaaatCCTTGgaaagatttagtgttttttctaTGGTTCATGAAATGAGAAGCTTCTCTTTGCGTTGAAAGAAAACCGCCCAGCATTAATTCACTGACAGGAGGCTCATACCTGCTTGTGCAGTGAAAtccagtttgtgttttgtataaCTCTCAGTTCAAAGCGTTTCCACTACGGTGCCGCTTGCCTGACTCCATCATTTCTGGGCCCGTTTCACTGCAGCAGGTCCTGCGGCTCAGTGGCAGCCACACTCGGCAGCCCAAACGGACGGTGTTTGTGTGCCGGCACGGCGAGAGGATGGACGTGGTGTTTGGGAAACACTGGCTCACTCTCTGCTCGGACGGCAAAGGTGAAACTTTAGACTCTGCCAGGTCTGACTTTACACCAGAGCTCAAGTCTAAACGCATGTCGTTGCTCTGCAGGTAGATACGTACGCTCCAACCTCAACATGCCTCCCAGCCTGCCTCTGTGGGGAGGACAGAGAGACTACGACATGGACGCCCCCATCACTGTGTTTGGGTCCACTCAGGCCCGATTAGTGGGTACGTCAGTGACAGAGTTGTTGGCAATGTGGCTTTTTGAAACATATCCAAGGTAACCGTGTGCTGCCTTCTCAGGCGAGGCCCTGTTGGAGAGCAACACGATGATAGACTTTGTGTACTGCTCTCCGTCGCTGCGATGTGTTCAGACTGCGCAGAACATCTTGAAAGGTGAGCCGGTTCTGCTCGGCAGTCGGTTCCGACGGCCCTGCGGCCCTCCCTGACCGCCGGGTGTTTGTGTGAGCAGGCCTGCAGCAGGACGGGAAGCTGAAGGTGCGCGTGGAGCCGGGTCTTTTCGAGTGGACAAAGTGGGTGTCAGGGAACTCCATGCCAGCGTGGATCCCCCCCACTGATCTGGCTGCTGCCAACTTCAGCGTAGACACAGCTTACAGGTGAGGGAGATGTCCGTTTCCATGACAACACTTCACATTTCAAGCCTGAAACCACCCTGTTCCAAACGGAGGAGTTAAAGGTTCCTGGAGGTGAACAGACAGACGGGTCCAGTCCTGGTCTGCCACAGAGACTCAGTGATGTTGCATTTCAAAAATAGGATTTCAGACTCGACTCAGACTCCTGGACCAACACTCGAGGTTTTGTAGCAGACTTTAGGAGTCGGTTTGTGCTCTGCAGAATCTAGCTAACCCCAGTTCTATTTAGTCGGCTTTAATCGAACTCTagtagattgttttttttttttgttgggggGTCCGGTTGGtttggggaagtgtgaatgTGAAATCAAACTCTGTAGCTGAACAAGAGTGAACTTTGGTTCGCCTACAAACCTAGATATCACTtctgttgaagtgaactctggtgcagtttgaatgcatatgtgaactcCAAGCAGACCGGACACttctccaaaagcagaaaatggactacagtgcagggcattctgggtaactgcaaaacaaacatgccaGTTGAGCACTAGGGGTAGAAATTTTCTCCTCAACCAACTCAAAcccacatttcattttaaacacacacactcccattTCTTTCTGCTAAACACAccattttgtttccatgtaTGAAAACTTTggcattttgttctgttttgtgttggGGACtctttgggggggagggggggggtatttttctaaattatgaaaaataaattgctgcTCAATTATCTGACgtaatttaatttagttgttattttaaatctttgtgttccactctttctgtttgttctggttCGGATTCCCATTTGCAGCAGCTGACTTGTAACACACACCAGTTCACACAGACCCCCTGCTGCCTGTTGTTTACTGGAGCTGAAACCCTCCATTGTTTTCTCACCGCAGACGATGAGTAACATTTAGAAAGTCGCCATAAGTTGTTGGTTGCCGAAGCAGACACACAAAATGTCCGCCGGGTCGATCTTCTCTCTCCTGAAAGTTGCCTGACGtcattctgtctgtctgtctgtctctgcgCAGGCCTCTGATCCCGGCCAGCAAGCTGACCGTGTCCGAGTCCTACGAGAACTACATGAGCCGCAGCTACCAAGTCACCAAAGACATCCTGTCAGACTGCAAAAGCACAGGTAGCCCGAGCTCCTCCGCTGCCGCCGTTGTCGGTGCTCTTACGTCGGTGCTGCGCTGACGCTTCGTGTTTTTCTTTCCGCTCTGCGTAGGAAACAACGTGCTGATCGTAGCCCACGCGTCCTCCCTGGAGGCCTGCACGCGGCAGCTGCAGGGCCGCAGCCCCCAGAACGCCAAGGACTTCATCCAAGTCGTACGAAAGGTCCGTCTGCTCCGCGTCAGTTTTGGTTTCCACAGCACACTTTTCTCCTGTCACAGCTCCTCTGGCCAGCTGGGTATGATGACACAGTGCTTTTCAAAAGGGAAGAAGATGAGAGACAAACATGGAATCCAATAAATTCTTAAAtcatacatcttttttttttttaaagaaatgcaatctTTTTTCAAtcattctaaaataaaagttaagatAACTTAAATAGATGGAAGATAGATCAAGCCTTTATCGCCCCACAGGGGGGAAATTAGTCAAACTTCTAGTTAACCAGCAGCCATGctgggcttttttttgtttttacctaaaCAGAGTTTTTTTCCTAATCtgtttaggcaaaaaaaaaaaaactaaccatATGCCATCACATTTTCAtctttgctgaaaatgtgacagaattaatctaaaaatattatatattttcttatcaAAAGAGGGGATTATGATGGAAATTTTTTATCTGGTAATCTATTCAATCTGATGTTGAATAGATGTTGAATAGATTAAGAACTTTCTTTCTTATTCAATCTGATGTTGAATAGATTACCAGATAAAATGGAATATATTCTGATGTTGAACATATCAGATATTCCACATCAGAATATATTGAAGATCTTATATTTGGCGTGTCAGATATTCAACAAAATGAAGGTGgcaaaaacatctgattttattttttttatcaaataaaatcatgtgataataattttgaaatgttagAAATCTTAGGATCTACTTTTTCTACAGAATTCGCagaaattgatcattttaactccataatcattttgtttgttttaaaatgatgaaatccTGGTTTACGGCCACTGCCTCATATAGATAGTGACCAACCGGCATGCTGggagaaatattttgaatgttgtTCCTATATCTTCATGTAAGAAAGTTTTCAAAGGTAAATAGAGATTTAGGGGAACCTGACAGTGGAAGTTGGCCACAATCTGATCTGTGCGTCTCTGCTTAGTTTCAGTTATAAAAGCTGTGGTTGAAATGATGCTAGAAACCTGGATGTGCTGTTTGGTCCTCAGATCCCGTACCTGGGCTTCTGTGCCTGTGAGGAACAGGGAGAGACGGGAATGTGGCAGTTAGTGGACCCTCCTATCCTGCCTCTGACTCATGGACCAAACCACTCCTTCGACTGGAAGGAGACTCTTCTGCAAGAATGACGCCTGCCTGCTCCGAGTCGGTCACAGTGCTCTCCCTGTAACCCGTCCACCTCCACCCGCCCGCCAACAACCAACCCAACAAAATAA
It includes:
- the LOC102235066 gene encoding ubiquitin-associated and SH3 domain-containing protein B-like codes for the protein MAAKEDLYSKIIPRRLRQSRPGSMKSSSNLDVLLSMGFSRHRALKSLVSTGGRSVQAACDWLFSHVDDPFLDDPLPREFVLYLRPSGPLQNQLSHFWQQSRVTCGKNKAHNIFPHITLCQFFMCADPKVEALCEALQTTVQQWRGRFPRPLPLELYTSSNFIGLFVEEQVADVLRQFAADFATEAVRKTEVKVEPHKKQLHLTLAYNFPSDHLSSLEKLAKGIEVKLGCDWLAVLFSRDIRFASHETLRVMYPYMPQNDDELELVPGDFIFTSSMDQTSTSEGWVHGTSLATGLSGLLPENYVSLADESDTWVFHGSHSFFSCGPGDKAGKDKGMFDGLLDSRRPDSTGPGDTPALSVICHPMQQVLRLSGSHTRQPKRTVFVCRHGERMDVVFGKHWLTLCSDGKGRYVRSNLNMPPSLPLWGGQRDYDMDAPITVFGSTQARLVGEALLESNTMIDFVYCSPSLRCVQTAQNILKGLQQDGKLKVRVEPGLFEWTKWVSGNSMPAWIPPTDLAAANFSVDTAYRPLIPASKLTVSESYENYMSRSYQVTKDILSDCKSTGNNVLIVAHASSLEACTRQLQGRSPQNAKDFIQVVRKIPYLGFCACEEQGETGMWQLVDPPILPLTHGPNHSFDWKETLLQE